ATCACGACGGGCACGATCAATTCGCCAGATCTAGGTGAACTGTTGGAATGGGAAGCCAACGGTTGGCCTGACTTTGTTATGTATGCCCCGATTTTCGCGGCTGCCGAAGATGCAAAGATCATTGGCGCCGCCCCAAGTCCGGAAATGGCAGCGCAGGCCCGTGACGATATTTTGACGGCGTTCACGGACCGGCGGTTTGGACTTCACGTTCCGTTAGACGAAGATGAACAGGGGACCCGCGAACAAGGCATGCAAGACGGCCATTGTGGTGCCTTACCTGCTGAAATGCTGCCTTGGTTCGTTGATCAGCAACGGTTCCGCGACGCTGTTTTTTCACGCGCTGCGTTGGAAGCATTTGAGACGTTTGGCGGACCGGTTGTTGTGATCACCGGCAACGGGCATGCGCGTACCGACTGGGGCATGCCTGTTTACCTGAACGCCGCATCACCTGACACACATGTGCTGAGCATCGGTCAAATCAACGCGCCGTCCGATACCCCGCCATACGATCTGTGGCGTGTCACGCATCCGATTGACCGCCCCGATCCCTGTGCCGCATTTGAATAACTGCACACCGATTGTATCCGCGCCGTCAAAGTCTTACGTTCTGATCAATTGCGGAGGCGGACATGCTGACAAACAAACATATTCTCTTGATCATTGGCGGCGGAATCGCGGCGTTCAAGTCCTTGGACCTGATCCGGCGCTTGCGCGAACGCGGCGCAAAAGTAACTCCGGTATTGACCAAGGCGGGGTCTGAATTCGTCACCCCGTTGTCCGTGTCTGCCTTGGCCGCGAACAAGCTATACACCGACCTGTTTGACTTGAACGATGAAGCCGAGATGGGGCACATCGAATTATCCCGCGCCGCCGATTTGATCGTTGTGGCCCCCGGCACTGCTGATCTTATGGCGAAAATG
The Rhodobacteraceae bacterium S2214 genome window above contains:
- a CDS encoding ChaN family lipoprotein: MRVATFITFLTVSPVYAGEIVAFSATDFDGADIVIVGEIHDDPTHHQVQADIIALLDPTAIVFEMLTSDQAMQITTGTINSPDLGELLEWEANGWPDFVMYAPIFAAAEDAKIIGAAPSPEMAAQARDDILTAFTDRRFGLHVPLDEDEQGTREQGMQDGHCGALPAEMLPWFVDQQRFRDAVFSRAALEAFETFGGPVVVITGNGHARTDWGMPVYLNAASPDTHVLSIGQINAPSDTPPYDLWRVTHPIDRPDPCAAFE